In Timaviella obliquedivisa GSE-PSE-MK23-08B, the genomic stretch TGAAAGAATGTCCGATTCATCGCTAGCGTAATAACAACACCGATTTCACCGATCGCTCTATCCGTCCCTGGTCATTCACCTTGCCATAAAATGCCTTGCCGTCATAGTAAAGTGACGAAGAACTGCCGCCGTCCAAATTCATTGCCTTTTCAACCCCCAAAGTTTTCATAAACTCGGCAAGTTCTGCCAGCGTCATGCCAGAATCCTCAGGGAAATTAGGTTTCTGCGCCACCATTACCCAAAGCATCTTGCCATCAGGTAGGAGTCCTACAGCCGTTCTGGCATTGCGCTGACGGCTGCCCAAGGGATCTCGAATAACCTCGCCTTGCGCATCAAAAAAGCCTTCTTGCTCCAAAGCCAGATTGGGAAGTAATTGAGGTCCACCCCCGATCGCATCCACAATTTCACAATTGGCAGGTGGTGGAGCAAGATGTTGTGCTAAATCAAATCTATCTAATTGCTGACACTGGTAACGGCGTAGTTCTGTCCGATTGAGGATGCGATCGAGATAGGGTGTGAGAGCAGGATTTTCCATGAGCCGTTCATTTTGCTGTGGATCGGCAACGAGCTTTTGATTAAGAGTGATGTAAGAAGTGGACTTTTGATTGACTGGATCAAAAAAACCAGCATTGAGGATCGCAGTCGCCTCTTCGCGTTGGGCGAACTGTTCGACAGTCTCTAAAGTGGCAGAGACAGCAAAGGTAGGGCGATCGTGACTAGAGTGCAAAGGGTTGCCAACAGGTATCAACAGGGTATGAATATCTGTCTGAGGCAATGAATAAACCCGATACTGAATCGCTGTGGAGGAGGCGATCGGGAAAGGTAGAGGCTGAACGCCTGACAAAGCAGAGGAGAGAAAAAAGGAAGGCGACAGGACGTGAAATAACAGAGCCAGAATCATTCCTCCTACCCCTAGAACAAAAACTAGCATCCTAAATCTTCTCATGAGCCAACGCCTCAGAAAGTCGATCAATTTCCCACACATTATCCTCAATCTGTCACTCGCTCGACATGTCTTGATGAATGTTCTTGATAAAGTTCGGGCAGAAATAAGATCTTCAATGATCGAAACAGAAGATAAATTGGTAGGCTAGTCTTAACACAGCTTTCCGAACTCAATTAACATTAGGAAAGTAACATTCGTAGGAACACAATCATGCCTCCCATTAAACAAAGACCGCCTGCTTCAGTAGCTGTTTCCAAAGCCAACATTGAGCAAGCAACTTTGACGCTTCAAGAACTTCCTGCTAAAACCAAGGACACTTGGTCACTACGGGAAGCCGTTACCCTGTTGCAAGATTCTATTACAACCGCACTCGATCGTGGATACAGTTACGAAGAAGTCTCAACGATGCTTGCTGGAAAAGGGGTTGCTATTA encodes the following:
- a CDS encoding phosphodiester glycosidase family protein — translated: MILALLFHVLSPSFFLSSALSGVQPLPFPIASSTAIQYRVYSLPQTDIHTLLIPVGNPLHSSHDRPTFAVSATLETVEQFAQREEATAILNAGFFDPVNQKSTSYITLNQKLVADPQQNERLMENPALTPYLDRILNRTELRRYQCQQLDRFDLAQHLAPPPANCEIVDAIGGGPQLLPNLALEQEGFFDAQGEVIRDPLGSRQRNARTAVGLLPDGKMLWVMVAQKPNFPEDSGMTLAELAEFMKTLGVEKAMNLDGGSSSSLYYDGKAFYGKVNDQGRIERSVKSVLLLR